One stretch of Zingiber officinale cultivar Zhangliang chromosome 6B, Zo_v1.1, whole genome shotgun sequence DNA includes these proteins:
- the LOC121988509 gene encoding telomere repeat-binding protein 5-like, whose translation MVFQSRMDCRSSGYQAPVVPHCPRSARGKRSARKKAGNHQMSAIDLLANLASKLLSERENLPRPCFNDRASSPVGVDMTVELERIGRQKSLKSEAYDQLSCNEDEHCPENFNKRKKTNDLSNHSKALQATPLGPAALFAKSEILCEDAISEESKFVGENCKIVHGFDAIQKCGTKMLDSTTVESHELNAVRSRTPFQAEEKMERDLHMSCAINPINLNGNNAVLVSSDNSSEVPFGKDKIHHKVCFSKQEDDMRSSPDKDSENSSECTPSVITNVGGKTDLPGKRMDYTRQRTQMCSFVKRKFFEYYSASTSDGGIFCEANDTWSSTKAIKSCNSSPNYHGANDAWSSTKVIKSRNSSPDYHVKLRIKSFEVPELVVEIPETTTVGSLKRTVLEAVNTILGGGLQLGVLLQGKRVTDDSKTLHQVGISHSDKLDGLCFTLEPNTKHVPEKLTCPRDPHLLSLGCATGSPDGSPPAAPSATDQLGSDATQKCVKSCRENDHDSVLSSTNASSPENQISSSLVLVAAPPPPVNAEALAMVPHRSKPKSKSCQVAQRRVRRPFSVAEVEALVQAVEKLGTGRWRDVKLCSFENEKHRTYVDLKDKWKTLVHTARISPQQRRGEPVPQGLLDRVLLAHAYWSQQQSKLQVKSLHATETLLLLP comes from the exons ATGGTATTTCAGAGCAGGATGGATTGTAGATCCAGTGGTTATCAGGCCCCAGTGGTCCCACATTGTCCCAGATCAGCCAGG GGAAAGCGCTCCGCGAGAAAGAAGGCTGGTAATCACCAGATGAGTGCAATTGATTTGCTTGCCAATCTAGCAAGCAAATTGTTGTCAGAAAGGGAAAACTTACCGAGACCTTGTTTCAATGACCGTGCATCTTCCCCTGTTGGTGTGGATATGACTGTTGAGCTAGAGAGAATTGGTAGACAGAAGTCCTTAAAATCCGAAGCTTATGATCAGCTAAGTTGTAACGAAGATGAACATTGtcctgaaaattttaataaaaggaagaagacaaatgaCTTGAGCAATCACTCAAAGGCCTTACAAGCCACACCGCTAGGACCTGCTGCTCTCTTTGCAAAGTCTGAAATATTATGTGAGGATGCTATTAGTGAAGAGTCCAAGTTCGTTGGTGAGAATTGCAAAATTGTGCATGGTTTTGATGCTATACAAAAATGTGGCACAAAGATGCTTGATTCTACTACCGTAGAATCACATGAGCTTAATGCAGTCAGGAGCAGGACACCATTCCAAGCTGAAGAAAAAATGGAAAGAGATTTGCACATGAGTTGTGCAATCAATCCAATTAATTTGAATGGGAACAATGCTGTTTTAGTTAGCTCTGATAACAGTTCTGAAGTTCCCTTTGGCAAGGACAAAATTCACCATAAGGTCTGCTTTTCCAAGCAAGAAGATGATATGAGATCCTCTCCAGATAAAGATTCAGAAAATTCATCTGAATGCACTCCATCTGTTATTACAA ATGTAGGAGGCAAGACTGATTTACCAGGAAAAAGAATGGACTATACACGTCAAAGAACACAGATGTGTTCCTTTGTGAAAAGAAAATTCTTTGAGTACTATTCAGCTTCCACTTCTGATGGAGGGATTTTTTGTGAAG CAAATGATACCTGGTCCTCAACAAAAGCAATAAAATCATGCAATAGCTCTCCAAACTACCATGGAGCAAATGATGCGTGGTCTTCAACAAAAGTAATAAAATCGCGCAATAGTTCTCCAGATTACCATG ttaaacttaggatcaagtCTTTTGAGGTGCCAGAACTTGTTGTAGAGATCCCTGAAACAACTACAGTTGGCTCCTTAAAG AGGACAGTTCTTGAGGCTGTAAATACTATTCTAGGAGGTGGGTTGCAGCTCGGTGTTCTTCTTCAAGGAAAGAGGGTTACAGATGACAGTAAGACCTTGCACCAGGTTGGGATTTCCCATAGTGATAAATTGGATGGTTTATGCTTTACATTGGAGCCAAATACTAAACATGTTCCGGAGAAACTGACATGCCCCAGAGACCCTCATCTACTAAGTCTCGGCTGTGCAACTGGTTCACCGGATGG ATCCCCACCTGCAGCACCCTCTGCTACAGACCAGTTGGGATCTGATGCCACTCAAAAATGTGTAAAGAGCTGTCGTGAGAATGACCATGATTCAGTTCTGTCATCAACAAATGCATCATCACCTGAAAATCAGATTTCTAGTTCACTAGTTCTGGTGGCTGCTCCACCACCACCTGTAAATGCAGAAGCATTGGCCATGGTTCCTCACCGCAGCAAGCCCAAGAGCAAGTCATGTCAAGTTGCTCAACGTCGTGTGCGGAGACCATTCTCTGTTGCCGAAGTAGAAGCCCTGGTTCAGGCAGTGGAAAAGCTTGGGACAGGaag GTGGAGAGATGTCAAACTTTGTTCCTTCGAGAACGAAAAGCACCGGACATACGTGGATCTAAAG GATAAATGGAAGACATTGGTACACACAGCCAGGATTTCTCCTCAGCAAAGAAGAGGAGAACCTGTTCCTCAAGGCCTTTTAGACAGGGTTCTCTTAGCCCACGCCTACTGGTCTCAGCAACAATCCAAGCTGCAGGTGAAATCCCTTCATGCAACGGAGACTCTATTGCTCCTCCCTTAA